A genomic segment from Chitinophaga niabensis encodes:
- a CDS encoding glycoside hydrolase family 2 protein, whose amino-acid sequence MKKLFTLLLLTSSFAQAQDWKVVPGKITTPWSEKVTPDSVLPEYPRPQFVRESWKSMNGLWDYVITPRSASLPAAYQGKILVPFAIESAMSGVGKTVGKDSLLWYHTSFTMPAFKKGNRTLLHFGAVDWQMTLYINGQEVGSHRGGFDPFSFDITGFLKKTKTQEMVVRVWDPTDQGTQPRGKQVRKPEGIWYTPVTGIWQTVWLESVPVTYIASTKQTPDIDQQTLTVSTTIVNPVPGDKVRVSVWNGTDMISEESVEPGATAVLKIPNMKLWSPEDPFLYDLRYAIVRKEKPVDEAQSYFAMRKTSIGKDNNGVLRMLLNNKFVFQYGPLDQGWWPDGLYTAPTDEALKFDVEKTKEMGFNMIRKHIKVEPARWYYHCDKLGMLVWQDMPSGDLGNRWEPRPGIVGRGTEQKRSNESERAYREEWNAIMEALHNVPSIVVWVPFNEAWGQFKTTEITEWTMQKDPSRLVNSASGGNFFLTGHIIDLHNYPDPAMPQPDIYGAKQAIVLGEFGGLGLPVDGHVWQQKDNWGYQSFKTPEELFKRYSTFTDRLEDLIRQGLSAAVYTQTTDVEVEINGLMTYDRKVIKNPLASFYEVNKKLYNPALVVIKP is encoded by the coding sequence TGTGGGATTATGTGATCACACCCAGGAGTGCATCGCTGCCGGCAGCTTACCAGGGAAAGATCCTGGTGCCCTTTGCAATTGAATCTGCTATGTCCGGCGTTGGCAAAACAGTTGGGAAAGATAGCCTGCTCTGGTATCATACTTCTTTTACCATGCCTGCTTTCAAAAAAGGGAACAGAACGCTCCTGCATTTTGGTGCCGTAGACTGGCAGATGACCTTATACATCAACGGGCAGGAAGTGGGCAGCCACCGCGGTGGTTTTGACCCCTTCTCTTTTGATATCACCGGTTTCCTGAAAAAGACCAAAACACAGGAGATGGTGGTGCGTGTATGGGACCCTACAGACCAGGGCACACAACCCAGGGGTAAACAGGTGCGTAAACCGGAAGGGATCTGGTATACCCCTGTAACCGGTATCTGGCAAACGGTATGGCTGGAATCAGTACCTGTTACTTATATCGCTTCCACAAAACAAACGCCGGACATTGATCAGCAAACGCTGACAGTAAGCACTACGATAGTGAACCCTGTACCCGGCGATAAAGTAAGGGTTTCCGTATGGAACGGAACGGACATGATCTCCGAAGAGTCCGTGGAACCCGGTGCCACTGCGGTATTGAAGATCCCCAATATGAAGTTATGGTCTCCGGAAGATCCTTTCCTTTATGATCTGCGTTATGCGATCGTGCGGAAAGAAAAACCGGTAGATGAAGCGCAAAGTTATTTCGCGATGCGTAAAACTTCCATCGGCAAAGATAACAACGGCGTTCTGCGTATGCTGCTCAACAATAAGTTTGTGTTCCAGTACGGCCCGCTGGACCAGGGTTGGTGGCCTGATGGTTTATATACTGCACCAACAGACGAAGCCCTGAAGTTTGATGTGGAGAAAACGAAGGAGATGGGCTTCAATATGATCCGTAAACACATTAAAGTAGAACCTGCCCGCTGGTATTATCATTGCGATAAACTGGGTATGCTGGTATGGCAGGATATGCCCAGCGGCGATCTTGGCAACCGCTGGGAGCCAAGGCCCGGCATTGTTGGCCGTGGTACTGAACAGAAACGCAGCAATGAATCTGAAAGAGCTTACCGCGAAGAATGGAATGCTATCATGGAGGCTTTGCATAATGTTCCTTCTATCGTAGTATGGGTTCCCTTCAATGAAGCCTGGGGCCAGTTCAAAACAACGGAGATCACAGAGTGGACGATGCAGAAAGATCCTTCCCGCCTCGTGAACAGTGCGAGCGGTGGTAACTTCTTCCTCACCGGTCATATCATCGACCTTCACAACTACCCGGACCCCGCGATGCCCCAACCTGATATCTACGGCGCTAAACAAGCAATCGTGCTTGGTGAGTTCGGTGGGCTGGGCCTTCCGGTAGACGGTCACGTATGGCAGCAGAAAGATAACTGGGGTTATCAGAGCTTTAAAACACCGGAAGAGTTGTTTAAAAGGTACAGCACCTTTACAGATCGCCTGGAAGATCTGATCCGCCAGGGACTTTCAGCAGCTGTATATACGCAAACCACAGATGTGGAAGTAGAGATCAACGGATTGATGACCTACGACAGGAAGGTGATCAAAAATCCCCTTGCTTCTTTCTATGAGGTAAATAAGAAATTATATAATCCTGCACTGGTGGTGATCAAACCATAA
- a CDS encoding class I SAM-dependent methyltransferase: MKQIWNERYREQEFAYGKTPNLFFKEWLPKFEAGAILMPADGEGRNGVFAAQLGWKVTSFDLSEEGQYKALQLAREQQVSLEYIVGDLEQLEFKAATFDAIGLIYAHFPADQKSALHVKLDTYLKPGGIIIFEAFSKRHLHYVKSDPKVGGPKDIHQLYSKEEITADFKNYETVLLAEEEILLNEGKFHIGKGSVIRFIGKKKAPM; this comes from the coding sequence ATGAAACAGATATGGAATGAAAGATACAGGGAGCAGGAATTTGCCTATGGCAAAACACCCAATTTATTCTTTAAAGAATGGCTGCCAAAGTTTGAAGCGGGCGCTATACTAATGCCGGCAGACGGGGAAGGGCGTAACGGGGTATTTGCAGCACAACTGGGCTGGAAGGTAACTTCATTTGACCTGAGTGAGGAAGGGCAATACAAGGCGCTGCAATTAGCGAGGGAGCAGCAGGTTTCGCTGGAGTATATTGTTGGCGACCTGGAACAACTGGAATTCAAAGCGGCAACATTCGATGCCATCGGGTTGATCTATGCACATTTTCCAGCGGATCAAAAATCCGCCTTGCATGTCAAGCTGGATACCTATCTCAAACCTGGTGGTATTATTATTTTCGAGGCGTTCAGCAAGCGGCATTTACACTATGTAAAGTCAGATCCAAAGGTGGGCGGCCCGAAAGACATTCATCAACTGTATTCAAAAGAAGAAATAACGGCTGATTTTAAGAACTATGAAACCGTGCTGTTAGCGGAAGAGGAAATACTTTTGAATGAAGGGAAGTTCCATATCGGCAAGGGTTCCGTGATCAGGTTCATAGGAAAGAAAAAAGCCCCGATGTGA
- a CDS encoding AraC family transcriptional regulator, giving the protein MKQIPIRHIKEAGSTESFSIREVGDMVQELHRHDFFYLLVLKKGKGTHAIDFIPYEVSDNTVFFMRPGQVHELTLKAGSKGYLLAFKAGFHTTKSSTNYYQPNAESFSKLHSILTYIFREYTDQQEGYQKVIKANLDIFFIELLRLHGKSNAATYEQERLEEFLSLLETHITEHKQASQYAAMLHLSPYQLNAITKATLGKTSSGLINERIILESKRYLLATTEQVNQVAWYLGYEDVSYFIRFFKKHTGYSPEAFRQKYR; this is encoded by the coding sequence ATGAAGCAGATCCCGATCAGGCATATTAAAGAAGCAGGCTCCACAGAAAGTTTTAGCATAAGAGAGGTTGGTGATATGGTGCAGGAGCTGCACAGGCATGATTTCTTTTACCTGCTGGTTTTAAAGAAAGGGAAAGGTACGCATGCCATAGACTTTATCCCATACGAAGTGAGCGATAACACCGTGTTCTTCATGCGTCCGGGGCAGGTACATGAACTCACGCTCAAAGCAGGAAGTAAAGGTTACCTGCTGGCATTTAAAGCCGGTTTTCATACTACAAAAAGCAGTACAAATTATTATCAGCCAAATGCTGAAAGTTTTTCAAAACTGCATTCCATATTAACCTATATCTTCCGGGAATACACCGATCAGCAGGAAGGTTATCAAAAGGTGATCAAAGCGAACCTTGATATTTTTTTTATAGAACTACTCCGCCTGCATGGCAAAAGCAATGCCGCCACTTATGAACAGGAACGCCTGGAGGAATTCTTATCATTACTGGAAACACATATTACTGAGCACAAACAGGCATCTCAATATGCAGCGATGTTACACCTCTCCCCTTATCAGCTGAATGCCATTACCAAAGCAACGCTGGGTAAAACATCTTCCGGGCTCATTAATGAACGTATCATCCTGGAATCCAAAAGATATTTGCTGGCCACCACGGAACAGGTGAACCAGGTAGCCTGGTACCTGGGTTATGAAGACGTTTCCTACTTTATCAGGTTCTTCAAAAAACATACAGGATATTCCCCGGAGGCATTTAGGCAGAAGTACCGTTAA